The following DNA comes from Papaver somniferum cultivar HN1 chromosome 4, ASM357369v1, whole genome shotgun sequence.
ACCACcaaaataaataagaaagttGAAAATGGGTCACCTTGTCTTACCCCTTTAATGTTTCTAAACAACTCACAACATGAACCATTCAAATAAATAGATAGTCTGATATTTGCAATACACCAATGAATCCATTTCCTCCAAAAATTCCCAAAGCCAAACCTTGACATTGTGTAATTTAAGCAATTCCAATTTATATTGTCAAAAGCTTTTTGAAAATCCACTTTGACCACTAAACCAGGAGTATAAGATTTTTCTCTTGCATCTATCAATTCAGAGGTAATTAAGTTTCCATCTGTAATCTGTCTTTCATCAATAAAAGCACCTTGGTACTTAGAAATTATAATTGGCATTACAATTTTCATTCTATCAGCTAGACacttagaaatgattttgtaGATGCCACCTATAAGACTAATGGGTCTGTAATTATGCATTGAGACAACACCTTCACACTTTGGCAGAAGAATAATATTTGTACAGTGTAACCTCCAGTATAACCTACCAGTACAGTGAAATTCATTAAAGATATTCATTAGCTCAGGTTTAATGATATCCCAAGTAGCCTTAAAAAATTCCATAGTGTACCCATCATGACCTGGTGACTTTTTTAAACCAAAACACTTAACCACATtacgaacttcatcttcagtaaAAGGTCTCTCCAGCATGATGCTATTCTGCACACTTAAAGAAGGAAGAACTAAGTCTTCAAAATTTAGTCTTAGAGGATACtgttatgtgaataaatcactgTAAAATCTCTTTGCCTCAGCATTAATAGTATCCTTATCATGACCCATAGTATCATTTATGACCAAAGAAGTAATGCCATGTGCTCTATACCTACAAGAAGCATTTTTGTGGATAAATTTAGAATTCCTTTCGCCATCCATGAACCATTGGTCCTTTCATCTTGCATGTCATTTCCTAGCAAGATTTAGAGAAGCAATTTTATGTTGTAACCTGAAATTCTCTCTTTCAGCAAATTCTTCTTGTGGTAACCCATTAATTTCTTCTAAACTGTCCATTACATCAATAAGGTTTTCCAATCTATCCTGCTCAGTCTGTAATGAGCCAAAATTTTCTCTACCCCActttttgatgaaattttttaaGCCTTGTAGTTTTTTTTCCAAAACAAAACTTGGCTTGCCACTAAAAGTTAAATTGTTCCACCAAATCctcaaactatttaaaaaatccgGATGAGATAAGAAATAGTTCTCAAATCTAAAGGGAGATTTGAAAGAAGTACCTCCATAGCAACTTAAAAGGATGGGAGCATGATCTGAAATTGGCCTCTTGAGTCTAGTTTGGACAAGGCCTGGACATCTATCCTCCCATTCCATTGGCATGACAAATCTATCCAGTCTTAGGAGAAGTGGAGAAGATTGAGAGTTTGTCCAAGTAAATCTTCCTCCTGCCATTGGAATATCCAGCAAATTTTGAGAATTTAAGAAATGCCTGAATTTTTTTCCGTTTCTTTTGGTACCACCAGCTATATTTCTATCAGCTTGACACAAAATAGCATTCCAGTTACCACCAATACACCATGGATCAAACATTATGGTTCCAATGATGTGTGGATAGGGGAGCGTTCACTTGCTATCTTATATCCCCCACTTTACAGAATCTCAAGAAATAAATCTGTTGTCATAAGAGACATGATAAAGTTTTCTGACAATATCACTGCATGAGATTTCAACTTCTGCCGAAATCTCAAGGAAGATGAAGTGGGAATGGTTGCAGATTTATTGGGCCAACTTAATACTCCAACTGTAGTTGATTCTAGAGATGATTTCCTGGC
Coding sequences within:
- the LOC113272563 gene encoding uncharacterized protein LOC113272563 encodes the protein MFDPWCIGGNWNAILCQADRNIAGGTKRNGKKFRHFLNSQNLLDIPMAGGRFTWTNSQSSPLLLRLDRFVMPMEWEDRCPGLVQTRLKRPISDHAPILLSCYGGTSFKSPFRFENYFLSHPDFLNSLRIWWNNLTFSGKPSFVLEKKLQGLKNFIKKWGRENFGSLQTEQDRLENLIDVMDSLEEINGLPQEEFAERENFRYRAHGITSLVINDTMGHDKDTINAENSIMLERPFTEDEVRNVVKCFGLKKSPGHDGYTMEFFKATWDIIKPELMNIFNEFHCTGRLYWRLHCTNIILLPKCEGVVSMHNYRPISLIGGIYKIISKCLADRMKIVMPIIISKYQGAFIDERQITDGNLITSELIDAREKSYTPGLVVKVDFQKAFDNINWNCLNYTMSRNIKGVRQGDPFSTFLFILVVEVLSLMIQRDANLNLIQGFKPSANGDTIHHLQYSDDLIMFLDNSEEHITNLKNLLIDFEIISGLKKFQQRLSNWQRRYLSKGGRLMLIKHVLCNLPIYYMSLFQIPSSVEKQLDNIMRCFLWGADKKMGWVGWNKVNLSKQRGGVGVKRLRLIDRDLHAKWIWRYNTERKAFRRSIINQKFGGSKDALLPNDSKTSVETSVGKSFWHGISSSHI